The following are encoded together in the Paraburkholderia sp. BL10I2N1 genome:
- a CDS encoding cupin domain-containing protein has product MADADIERKSWDQPTDASFAQWMESRVARLETRRYDWDALRFQADYDPKYRRAQMRYVGTGGTGVAKDVNTVPAGGFTFSTMVIPAGNIGPSHIHMDVEEIFFVLRGKMKVICEKDGETWESVIGERDLISVPPGVYRTEVNIGEEDALMCVMLGSPKPITPTYPPDSPLAKLKSSVTR; this is encoded by the coding sequence ATGGCCGATGCAGATATCGAACGCAAATCGTGGGACCAACCTACGGATGCGAGCTTTGCGCAGTGGATGGAAAGCCGCGTCGCGCGCCTTGAAACCCGCCGTTATGACTGGGACGCCCTGAGGTTCCAGGCCGACTACGACCCGAAGTACCGCCGTGCGCAGATGCGCTACGTCGGCACGGGCGGCACGGGCGTCGCGAAGGATGTGAACACGGTCCCGGCCGGCGGCTTCACGTTCTCGACGATGGTGATTCCGGCCGGCAACATCGGCCCGAGCCACATCCATATGGATGTCGAGGAAATCTTCTTCGTGCTGCGCGGAAAGATGAAGGTGATCTGCGAGAAGGACGGCGAAACGTGGGAATCCGTGATCGGTGAACGCGATCTGATCTCGGTGCCGCCCGGCGTGTACCGCACGGAAGTGAACATCGGTGAGGAAGACGCGCTGATGTGCGTGATGCTCGGTTCGCCGAAGCCCATCACGCCGACCTATCCGCCGGATTCGCCGCTCGCGAAGCTCAAGAGCTCAGTCACGCGCTAA
- a CDS encoding porin: protein MKQIIAAGLTGICAMSGAWAQSSVTLYGSLDAGIAYVSNVGGSTKWMAENGNMQPDRWGLKGVEDLGGGLKAVFQLENGFSTTTGAFAVANTIFNRQAYVGLSSDQFGTLTFGRQTPFSFDVLGPLSTGYLAASWFAFHPGNIDQLADTGVVPYNNSGKYRSPSWYGVTFGAMMGLGNTTNFATGRTWSVALSYANGPLKAGATYSNENNRSPAIVTTGITTFQGQPAATYMADKVENMGAGLSYQFGNLLVHGLYTRVKLQSNGFSDTYQSYDAGANYQFTPANSVGGGAATTTLSGRRWTQFMIGDVYALSKSTQVYVNVLYQHANENAHAAFFTAGVSSGRNQTIVLTGIHHSF, encoded by the coding sequence GTGAAACAGATCATCGCCGCGGGGTTGACCGGCATTTGCGCCATGTCCGGTGCCTGGGCACAAAGCAGTGTCACGCTGTACGGCAGCCTGGATGCCGGTATCGCGTACGTCAGCAATGTCGGAGGCAGTACGAAATGGATGGCGGAAAACGGCAACATGCAGCCGGACCGCTGGGGCCTGAAGGGTGTTGAAGATCTCGGCGGCGGTCTGAAGGCGGTCTTCCAGCTGGAGAACGGCTTCTCCACGACCACGGGTGCGTTCGCGGTGGCCAACACGATATTCAACCGGCAGGCGTATGTGGGGCTCAGTTCTGATCAGTTCGGCACGTTGACCTTCGGCCGCCAGACGCCGTTCAGCTTCGACGTGCTCGGCCCGCTCAGCACCGGGTATCTCGCAGCGAGCTGGTTTGCGTTCCACCCGGGCAATATCGACCAGCTCGCGGACACAGGCGTCGTGCCGTACAACAACTCGGGGAAATATCGTTCGCCGAGCTGGTACGGCGTAACGTTCGGCGCAATGATGGGCCTCGGCAACACGACCAACTTCGCGACCGGCCGCACGTGGAGTGTTGCGCTGAGCTATGCGAACGGCCCGCTGAAGGCGGGCGCGACGTATTCGAACGAGAACAACCGCTCACCGGCGATCGTGACAACCGGCATCACCACGTTCCAGGGGCAGCCGGCTGCAACCTACATGGCCGACAAGGTGGAGAACATGGGAGCCGGCTTGTCCTACCAGTTCGGCAACCTGCTCGTGCACGGCCTCTACACGCGCGTGAAGCTGCAATCGAATGGCTTCTCCGATACGTATCAGAGCTACGACGCCGGCGCGAACTACCAGTTCACGCCCGCGAACAGCGTCGGCGGCGGCGCGGCCACGACGACGCTGTCCGGCCGTCGCTGGACGCAGTTCATGATCGGCGATGTCTACGCGCTGTCGAAGTCGACGCAGGTTTATGTGAACGTGCTGTATCAGCATGCGAATGAAAATGCGCACGCTGCGTTCTTTACGGCGGGCGTGTCGAGCGGGCGTAACCAGACCATCGTCCTGACCGGCATCCACCACTCGTTCTGA
- a CDS encoding SDR family oxidoreductase has protein sequence MHNAASGALAGRRVLVTGGARGLGAAFVAALGAAGARVVFGDLLHDEGRALAASLCEQGHDVSYVPLDLSQPQTITAFVDEGAKRLGGIDGLINNAAITYSGGKLATELSTETWDAVMNVNVRGTWLASIAALPHLRDSGRGAIVNIASDTALWGAPKLLAYVASKGAVISMTHSLAREFGAHGITVNAIAPGLTEVEATAYVPAERHEYYKQGRALTRAQVPDDVTGPVLFLLSDAARFVTGQLLPVNGGFVMN, from the coding sequence ATGCATAACGCTGCGTCCGGGGCACTGGCTGGCCGGCGCGTACTCGTCACGGGTGGCGCGCGCGGGCTCGGCGCGGCGTTCGTCGCGGCGCTCGGCGCAGCGGGAGCCCGCGTGGTGTTCGGCGACCTGCTGCACGACGAAGGCCGCGCACTCGCTGCCTCGCTGTGCGAGCAGGGGCATGACGTGTCGTACGTGCCGCTCGATCTGTCGCAACCGCAAACCATCACGGCGTTCGTCGACGAAGGTGCGAAGCGTTTGGGAGGCATCGACGGCCTCATCAACAACGCGGCGATCACCTATTCCGGCGGCAAGCTCGCAACCGAACTGAGCACGGAAACGTGGGATGCGGTGATGAATGTGAACGTGCGCGGCACCTGGCTCGCGAGCATCGCAGCGCTGCCGCATCTGCGTGATTCGGGCCGCGGCGCCATTGTGAACATCGCGTCGGACACCGCCCTGTGGGGCGCGCCGAAGCTGCTCGCCTATGTCGCGAGCAAGGGCGCGGTGATTTCGATGACGCACTCGCTCGCACGCGAATTCGGCGCTCACGGCATTACGGTCAACGCAATCGCGCCGGGGCTCACCGAAGTCGAGGCGACGGCGTATGTGCCCGCCGAGCGCCACGAATACTACAAACAAGGTCGCGCGCTGACGCGCGCGCAGGTTCCCGACGACGTCACGGGGCCGGTCCTGTTTCTGTTGTCCGACGCCGCGCGCTTTGTGACTGGCCAGTTGTTGCCGGTCAATGGCGGCTTTGTGATGAATTGA
- a CDS encoding aromatic ring-hydroxylating dioxygenase subunit alpha yields the protein MTSPTTANSVDPVQAYLDRGLRNYWYPVAPSWQVSNAPVGLTRLGDQIVLWRDQEGRVHALEDRCPHRGARLSLGWNLGGSVACWYHGIEIDGGGTVAKVPAVSACPLEGQKCVKSYPVEEHAGAIFLWFGDDAHKEPTPLALPEELVGEEYASFLCVSNWKCNYQYAIDNVMDPMHGAYLHATSHSMAEGDKQADMRVRKTETGLMFEKVGQRDVNFDWVELGETGVLWMRLAIPYKKKFGPGGNFGIIGFAVPTDGDNCQVYFWRTRKVSGWQRDAWRFMYRNRLEGLHWAVLEQDRYVLESMAPNARDHEFLYQHDVGMTRVRRMLRQRAQQHFVDLDAHRVQLAGAATEASHAGHSHA from the coding sequence ATGACGTCCCCCACAACTGCAAATTCCGTCGATCCGGTCCAGGCTTACCTCGACCGTGGCCTGCGCAACTACTGGTATCCCGTGGCACCGAGCTGGCAGGTCAGCAACGCCCCGGTCGGCCTCACGCGCCTCGGCGACCAGATCGTGCTGTGGCGCGATCAGGAAGGCCGCGTCCACGCACTCGAAGATCGCTGCCCGCACCGCGGCGCGCGTCTGTCGCTGGGCTGGAACCTGGGCGGCAGCGTCGCCTGCTGGTATCACGGCATCGAAATCGACGGTGGCGGCACGGTGGCCAAGGTGCCGGCCGTGTCGGCCTGTCCGCTTGAAGGGCAGAAGTGCGTGAAGTCGTATCCGGTCGAAGAGCACGCAGGCGCGATCTTCCTGTGGTTCGGCGACGACGCGCACAAGGAACCCACGCCGCTCGCGCTGCCGGAAGAACTGGTCGGCGAGGAATACGCGAGCTTCCTCTGCGTGTCGAACTGGAAGTGCAACTATCAGTACGCTATCGACAACGTGATGGACCCGATGCACGGCGCGTATCTGCACGCGACGTCGCACTCGATGGCCGAAGGCGACAAGCAGGCCGACATGCGCGTGCGCAAGACCGAAACCGGTCTGATGTTCGAAAAGGTCGGTCAGCGCGATGTGAACTTCGACTGGGTCGAGCTCGGCGAGACCGGTGTCCTGTGGATGCGCCTCGCGATTCCGTACAAGAAGAAGTTCGGCCCGGGCGGCAACTTCGGGATTATCGGTTTCGCCGTTCCTACCGATGGAGACAACTGCCAGGTCTACTTCTGGCGCACCCGCAAGGTATCGGGCTGGCAGCGCGACGCATGGCGCTTCATGTACCGCAACCGCCTCGAAGGACTGCACTGGGCGGTGCTCGAGCAGGACCGCTACGTCCTCGAAAGCATGGCGCCGAATGCGCGCGATCACGAATTCCTGTATCAGCACGACGTCGGCATGACGCGCGTGCGCCGCATGCTGCGTCAACGTGCCCAACAGCACTTCGTAGATCTTGATGCGCACCGCGTGCAGCTCGCAGGCGCCGCGACCGAAGCCAGCCACGCGGGACATAGCCATGCATAA
- a CDS encoding SDR family oxidoreductase, with product MIQIDLTGQVAVVTGGSSGIGLATAELFLQAGASVAICGRDGGRLACAESALRERFPQAQLLAARCDVLDGDDVNAFAQAVQTRFGRIDMLVNNAGQGRVSTFADTTDDAWREELDLKYFSIIRPTRAFLPMLRDAAGSGNASIVCVNSLLALQPEPHMVATSSARAGVLSLIKSLAGELAPQRIRVNSILIGIVESGQWRRRFETQAQPGQSWEDWTGELARRKNIPLGRFGRPEEAAQALFYLATAQSSYTTGSHIDVSGGNARHV from the coding sequence ATGATTCAAATCGACTTGACCGGACAGGTCGCAGTGGTGACGGGCGGGTCGTCCGGCATCGGGCTCGCGACGGCCGAACTCTTTCTGCAGGCTGGCGCATCGGTGGCGATCTGCGGCCGCGACGGCGGGCGTCTCGCGTGCGCCGAAAGCGCGCTGCGCGAGCGCTTCCCGCAAGCTCAGCTGCTGGCGGCGCGCTGCGACGTGCTCGACGGCGACGACGTCAACGCGTTCGCGCAGGCGGTGCAAACGCGCTTTGGCCGCATCGACATGCTGGTGAACAACGCCGGCCAGGGCCGCGTCTCGACGTTCGCCGACACCACGGACGACGCCTGGCGCGAGGAACTCGACCTGAAGTACTTCAGCATCATTCGCCCGACGCGCGCGTTCCTGCCGATGCTGCGCGATGCCGCGGGCTCGGGCAACGCGTCGATCGTCTGCGTGAACTCGCTGCTTGCGTTGCAGCCGGAGCCGCACATGGTGGCGACTTCGTCGGCCCGCGCGGGCGTGCTGAGTCTCATCAAGTCGCTGGCTGGTGAACTCGCGCCGCAGCGGATTCGCGTGAATTCGATTTTGATCGGCATCGTCGAGTCGGGGCAATGGCGCCGCCGTTTCGAAACCCAGGCGCAGCCGGGTCAAAGCTGGGAAGACTGGACCGGCGAACTCGCGCGCAGGAAGAACATTCCGCTCGGCCGCTTCGGACGTCCCGAAGAAGCGGCGCAGGCACTCTTTTATCTGGCCACCGCTCAGTCGTCCTACACGACGGGCAGTCACATCGATGTTTCTGGAGGCAATGCACGTCATGTCTAA
- a CDS encoding recombinase-like helix-turn-helix domain-containing protein: protein MREVAVNFNPHLKPWLAPQPNNVAGKGVIEKPGETENFIWQTRKAEPTQYENDFGDALEKVFEAGAVELDEVVDGLNRIGFRTPEGCQWNAERLAAEFRLLAE, encoded by the coding sequence ATGCGAGAGGTAGCCGTGAACTTCAATCCTCATCTCAAGCCGTGGCTTGCGCCGCAGCCGAACAACGTGGCCGGCAAGGGCGTCATCGAGAAGCCGGGCGAAACCGAAAACTTCATCTGGCAAACGCGCAAAGCCGAGCCGACGCAGTACGAGAACGACTTCGGCGATGCGCTCGAAAAAGTGTTCGAAGCAGGCGCGGTGGAGCTCGACGAGGTGGTCGACGGTTTGAACCGTATCGGTTTCCGCACGCCGGAAGGCTGCCAATGGAACGCCGAGCGTCTCGCCGCCGAATTCCGTCTGCTCGCTGAATAA
- a CDS encoding rubrerythrin family protein, translating to MSQLKGSKTEENLKFAFAGESQANRRYLYFAAKADVEGQNDVAALFRSTAEGETGHAHGHLEYLEAVGDPATGLPIGSSRLNLQAAIAGETHEYTDMYPGMAKAAREEGFDEIANWFETLAKAERSHANRYTKALEVLSD from the coding sequence ATGTCACAACTGAAAGGTTCGAAGACCGAAGAGAATCTGAAGTTCGCGTTTGCCGGCGAATCCCAGGCGAACCGCCGCTATCTATACTTTGCTGCGAAGGCGGACGTGGAGGGACAGAACGACGTCGCCGCGCTGTTCCGCTCAACGGCGGAAGGGGAAACCGGTCACGCACACGGTCACCTCGAATATCTGGAAGCGGTCGGCGATCCCGCTACTGGCTTGCCGATCGGCTCGTCGCGTCTGAATCTGCAGGCGGCGATCGCTGGCGAAACGCACGAATACACGGACATGTACCCGGGTATGGCGAAAGCGGCGCGCGAAGAAGGCTTCGACGAAATCGCGAACTGGTTCGAAACGCTGGCGAAAGCCGAGCGCAGCCACGCCAACCGCTATACGAAGGCGCTCGAAGTACTCTCCGACTAG
- a CDS encoding DUF3501 family protein, with amino-acid sequence MSIARNSLLSLEMYAKSRETLREQVIEHKKLRTVPLGNHVTFLFEDETTIRYQIQEMLHIEKIFDEEGIQGELDAYLPLVPDGSNLKATMQIEYENEIERRAALGRLIGIEDRVFLQVDGEPPVYAIADEDLERENEEKTSAVHFVRFELTPSMKARLRDGAALQIGSDHPNYPVPVHTIDSSVRASLVKDLR; translated from the coding sequence ATGAGCATCGCCCGCAACTCGTTGCTGTCGCTTGAAATGTACGCGAAGTCGCGCGAAACGCTGCGCGAGCAGGTGATCGAACACAAGAAACTGCGCACCGTCCCGCTCGGCAACCACGTGACGTTCCTGTTCGAAGACGAGACGACGATTCGCTATCAGATCCAGGAAATGCTTCACATCGAGAAAATCTTCGACGAAGAGGGCATTCAGGGCGAACTCGATGCTTACCTGCCGCTCGTGCCCGACGGCAGCAACCTGAAAGCGACCATGCAGATCGAGTATGAAAACGAGATCGAACGGCGCGCGGCCTTGGGGCGGCTGATCGGCATCGAGGATCGCGTATTCCTGCAGGTCGACGGCGAGCCCCCGGTGTATGCCATCGCCGATGAAGATCTGGAGCGCGAGAACGAAGAAAAGACGTCTGCGGTGCACTTTGTGCGCTTCGAGCTGACGCCGTCGATGAAGGCGCGCCTGCGGGACGGTGCGGCGTTGCAGATCGGCAGCGATCATCCGAACTACCCGGTGCCGGTTCACACGATCGACTCGAGCGTTCGGGCTTCGCTGGTGAAAGACCTCAGGTAG
- a CDS encoding IclR family transcriptional regulator, with translation MTPDMTDPAREADEDRSDTNYRVPGLERGLRILTEFSPREPVLGAPELSKRLGIPRTTVFRLLQTLESLGFLERADRDRNYRLGVAVLRLGFEYLSSLELTDLGLPIIEGLRNETGLTSHIVIRDGRDVVFVAKAQSHAPIFSSVKVNVGTRLPAHATTHGQVLMGDFTLDDLRELYPEPKLERYTQHTPETIEALYERIRDDAIRGFAISESSFERGISVVSAPVRNDTGRIVAVITTTIPRPEIDASLLDSGLVDKVRRAADELSKRLNYRPPARSQYMKALGI, from the coding sequence ATGACCCCTGATATGACGGATCCAGCCCGCGAAGCAGACGAAGACCGCAGCGATACGAACTATCGCGTGCCGGGTCTCGAACGCGGTCTGCGGATTCTCACTGAATTTTCGCCACGCGAGCCGGTGCTCGGCGCGCCCGAACTGTCGAAGCGTCTTGGCATTCCCCGTACGACGGTATTCCGTCTGCTGCAGACGCTCGAATCGCTGGGCTTTCTCGAGCGGGCCGACCGCGATCGCAACTATCGCCTGGGCGTCGCCGTGCTGCGCCTTGGTTTTGAATACCTGAGCTCGCTGGAATTGACGGATCTTGGTCTGCCGATCATCGAAGGGCTGCGCAACGAAACCGGCCTCACGAGCCACATCGTGATCCGCGATGGACGCGATGTCGTCTTCGTTGCGAAGGCGCAAAGCCATGCGCCGATTTTCAGCTCGGTGAAGGTGAACGTCGGCACGCGCCTGCCTGCTCATGCAACGACGCACGGCCAGGTGCTGATGGGCGACTTCACGCTCGACGATCTGCGCGAGCTGTATCCCGAGCCGAAGCTCGAACGCTATACGCAGCACACGCCGGAAACGATCGAAGCGCTTTATGAGCGCATCCGCGACGATGCAATTCGCGGCTTCGCGATCAGCGAGTCGTCGTTCGAGCGCGGTATTTCGGTGGTGTCGGCGCCGGTGCGCAACGACACCGGCCGCATCGTCGCGGTCATTACGACGACGATTCCGCGGCCTGAGATCGATGCGTCGCTGCTCGACAGCGGCCTCGTCGACAAGGTCCGGCGCGCGGCCGACGAACTCTCGAAGCGGCTCAACTACCGGCCGCCGGCAAGAAGCCAGTACATGAAGGCATTGGGGATCTGA
- a CDS encoding DUF3564 domain-containing protein has translation MRLTILINGSDPTVNHDYAVLWLDIDQHRWSRESHQGIDIPPWGELRDVDGVTMLCAPSTDAPLCTLRGLHVDRKQRVSAAQGSAAWSSPKARAPTNGYWRLQAVDRQPVHAEHGVFDG, from the coding sequence ATGCGTCTCACCATTTTGATTAACGGGTCCGATCCCACCGTGAATCATGACTACGCTGTGCTATGGCTTGATATCGATCAGCATCGGTGGTCGAGAGAATCACACCAGGGGATCGACATTCCACCATGGGGCGAATTGCGCGACGTCGATGGCGTCACGATGCTCTGCGCGCCCAGCACGGATGCGCCGCTTTGTACGCTGCGCGGTTTGCATGTCGACCGGAAACAGCGTGTAAGCGCGGCGCAGGGATCGGCAGCGTGGTCCTCGCCCAAAGCTCGCGCACCGACGAACGGATACTGGCGGCTGCAGGCTGTCGACAGACAACCCGTGCACGCCGAGCATGGCGTCTTCGATGGCTGA
- a CDS encoding IclR family transcriptional regulator, with amino-acid sequence MAKEDKTGAGRKSVGPRGDSLTADDEVVASVESIEATDDDNASPATYLVPGLERGLRILAEFSARESVLGAPELSKRIGIPRTTTFRLLQTLEALGFLERAHGDRHFRLGVAVLRLGFEYLSSLELTDFGTPVLERLRDATGLSTHLLIRDGRDVVFVAKAQTHDPMFSSVKVHVGTRLPAHATVHGQVLMGDLTLDELRALYPEQQLERFTERTPGTVDELYERVRESAALGFALSEASFERGISVVSAPVRDQSGKIVAAITATVPRSDIGGAGERAPLIAAVCGAAVDLSTRLNYRAKADDPTVAHAQGKPVAAG; translated from the coding sequence ATGGCAAAAGAAGACAAGACAGGAGCGGGACGCAAGAGCGTGGGGCCGCGCGGCGACAGCCTGACCGCCGACGATGAGGTCGTGGCATCCGTGGAATCCATCGAAGCAACCGACGACGACAACGCGTCGCCTGCCACCTATCTCGTGCCGGGCCTCGAACGCGGCCTGCGCATCCTCGCGGAATTTTCGGCGCGCGAGTCGGTACTGGGCGCACCGGAGCTGTCGAAGCGCATCGGCATTCCACGCACCACGACGTTCCGTTTGCTGCAGACGCTCGAAGCGCTGGGTTTTCTCGAACGTGCCCACGGCGACCGGCATTTCCGGCTGGGCGTCGCGGTGTTGCGGCTCGGCTTCGAATACCTGAGTTCGCTGGAACTGACCGACTTCGGCACTCCGGTGCTCGAGCGGCTGCGCGATGCCACGGGCCTGAGCACGCACCTGCTGATCCGCGACGGGCGCGACGTCGTCTTCGTTGCGAAGGCGCAGACGCACGATCCGATGTTCAGCTCGGTGAAGGTCCATGTCGGCACACGCCTGCCCGCACACGCGACGGTGCACGGCCAGGTACTGATGGGCGACCTCACGCTCGACGAGTTGCGCGCGCTCTATCCGGAGCAGCAGCTCGAGCGCTTTACCGAACGCACGCCGGGCACCGTCGACGAGCTATACGAACGCGTGCGCGAAAGTGCGGCGCTTGGCTTTGCGCTGAGTGAAGCGTCGTTCGAACGGGGCATTTCGGTGGTAAGCGCGCCGGTGCGCGATCAGTCGGGTAAGATCGTCGCGGCGATTACCGCTACGGTGCCGCGCTCGGATATCGGCGGCGCGGGCGAACGAGCGCCGCTCATCGCGGCGGTGTGCGGCGCGGCGGTCGATCTGTCGACCCGCCTGAATTACCGCGCGAAGGCGGACGATCCAACCGTCGCGCACGCGCAAGGCAAACCGGTCGCAGCAGGCTGA
- a CDS encoding alpha/beta fold hydrolase → MSEAITVTAQSAASLETRLAQFPAQQVVTAQRIVSYREAGAANTEALPLVLLHGIGSGAASWVQQFEGLGSTRRVLAWDAPGYGASTPVDASSPVASDYANVLKAWLDALGIGRCMLVGHSLGAIVAGAFAAANAHRVAGLLLVSPAGGYGAASPEVRASKRDARLAMLAELGPAGLAEKRSANMLSAYADDTARSWVRWNMSRVVPHGYAQATHLLANADLASDLAAFDGRVAVAVGAEDSITPPAACERLAQLARAPFQIVPRAGHAGYIEAPSAYNAILDTFCRAGAAGVVNAANAGQRSL, encoded by the coding sequence ATGTCAGAAGCCATCACCGTCACCGCTCAATCTGCTGCTTCGCTCGAAACGCGCCTCGCGCAGTTTCCCGCGCAGCAGGTCGTCACCGCACAGCGCATCGTGAGCTATCGCGAAGCGGGCGCTGCGAATACTGAAGCGTTGCCGCTCGTGCTGCTGCATGGCATCGGTTCGGGCGCGGCGTCATGGGTTCAGCAGTTCGAAGGGCTCGGTTCGACCCGGCGCGTCCTTGCGTGGGATGCGCCCGGTTATGGCGCTTCGACGCCGGTCGACGCATCGTCGCCGGTCGCTTCAGACTACGCGAACGTGCTGAAGGCGTGGCTCGACGCGCTCGGTATCGGGCGTTGCATGCTGGTCGGACATTCGCTGGGCGCGATCGTCGCGGGCGCATTCGCCGCGGCGAACGCGCATCGGGTTGCCGGTCTGCTGCTGGTTTCGCCCGCTGGCGGGTATGGTGCCGCGTCGCCCGAGGTGCGTGCGTCCAAGCGTGACGCGCGTCTTGCGATGCTCGCCGAACTCGGCCCCGCAGGCCTCGCTGAAAAGCGCAGCGCGAACATGCTGTCGGCGTATGCCGACGACACCGCACGCAGCTGGGTCCGCTGGAACATGTCGCGCGTCGTGCCGCACGGTTATGCGCAGGCGACGCATCTGCTCGCCAACGCCGACCTCGCCTCCGATCTGGCCGCATTCGACGGTCGCGTAGCCGTGGCAGTTGGCGCGGAAGACAGCATCACGCCGCCCGCTGCCTGCGAGCGTCTCGCCCAGCTTGCACGCGCGCCGTTTCAGATCGTGCCGCGTGCCGGACACGCGGGCTACATCGAAGCGCCCTCCGCGTACAACGCCATCCTCGATACCTTCTGCCGTGCGGGTGCAGCAGGTGTTGTCAACGCCGCAAACGCTGGACAACGGAGTCTCTGA
- a CDS encoding non-heme iron oxygenase ferredoxin subunit yields MAEEWRCAGHAGDLSDDEPLEYKLDGTEIGIYKVGDELYALENVCPHAYALLTQGFIDGDTVECPLHEAVFHIPTGKCLKEPGGRDLKMYAVRLAGEEIQIKVE; encoded by the coding sequence ATGGCTGAAGAATGGCGCTGTGCCGGACATGCCGGCGACCTGTCCGATGACGAACCGCTCGAGTACAAACTCGACGGCACCGAAATCGGCATCTACAAGGTGGGCGACGAGCTTTATGCGCTCGAAAACGTCTGCCCTCATGCGTACGCGTTGCTGACGCAGGGCTTTATCGATGGCGACACCGTCGAATGTCCGCTGCACGAAGCCGTGTTCCATATCCCGACCGGCAAGTGTCTGAAAGAGCCGGGCGGCCGCGATCTGAAGATGTACGCGGTGCGCCTCGCCGGTGAAGAAATCCAGATCAAGGTGGAATGA
- a CDS encoding heterodisulfide reductase-related iron-sulfur binding cluster, with protein sequence MPHKEGSLEAPTRHPLDWLSDGFYDQNSLDTELARVFDICAGCRRCVSLCGAFPALFDLVDETDSGEAHDVDKRQFGKVVDQCYLCDLCYMTKCPYVPPHPWNVDFPHLMLRAKAVNYRRGDVPIRDKFLSNTDALGHFAGIPIVTQTVNAVNHTAVARGVMEKALGVDKDAWLPDFAAHKFRSSAKKSQAAQVRDGERTPGKVAIYATCYVNFNEPGIGHDLLAVLAHNDIPYELVASEACCGMPLLEQGNLQGVAAKKERNMPVLARYAREGYAIIGAIPSCVLMYKHELPLMFPDDEDVRAVSEAFWDPFEYFVARHRDGLFKTDFKSALGKVSYHVPCHARVQNIGRKTFETLKLVPDTQIDVVERCSGHAGTFGVKKEFHAMAMKIGKPVFKAMAQPEPDYISSDCQLAGHHIEQGMDESGSRRATLAHPLTLLRKAYGI encoded by the coding sequence ATGCCCCACAAGGAAGGCAGTCTCGAGGCGCCCACCCGTCACCCGCTCGACTGGCTCTCGGACGGGTTTTACGATCAGAACTCGCTCGACACGGAGTTGGCGCGCGTGTTCGATATCTGTGCCGGATGCCGGCGTTGCGTGTCGCTGTGCGGCGCGTTTCCGGCGTTGTTCGATCTCGTCGATGAAACCGATAGCGGCGAAGCGCACGATGTCGATAAACGACAATTCGGCAAGGTCGTCGACCAGTGTTATCTGTGCGATCTGTGCTACATGACGAAATGCCCATATGTGCCGCCGCATCCGTGGAACGTGGATTTTCCCCATCTGATGCTGCGCGCCAAGGCCGTCAACTACCGGCGCGGCGACGTGCCGATACGGGACAAATTTCTCTCCAACACCGACGCGCTCGGTCACTTCGCGGGCATTCCCATCGTCACGCAGACGGTTAACGCGGTGAATCACACCGCGGTGGCACGCGGCGTAATGGAAAAAGCGCTCGGCGTGGACAAGGATGCGTGGCTGCCCGATTTCGCGGCGCACAAGTTCCGCAGCTCGGCGAAGAAATCGCAGGCTGCGCAGGTTCGCGACGGCGAGCGCACGCCCGGTAAGGTCGCGATTTACGCCACCTGCTATGTGAATTTCAACGAGCCGGGCATCGGCCACGATCTGCTCGCCGTGCTGGCGCACAACGACATTCCGTACGAACTGGTCGCGAGCGAGGCATGCTGCGGCATGCCGCTGCTCGAGCAGGGCAACCTGCAAGGCGTCGCGGCCAAGAAAGAGAGGAACATGCCCGTGCTTGCGAGGTACGCGCGCGAAGGCTACGCGATCATCGGCGCCATACCGAGCTGCGTGCTGATGTACAAGCACGAACTGCCGTTGATGTTCCCTGACGACGAGGACGTGCGCGCGGTCAGTGAAGCATTCTGGGATCCCTTCGAGTACTTCGTCGCGCGGCATCGCGACGGGCTGTTCAAGACGGACTTCAAGAGCGCGCTCGGCAAGGTGTCGTATCACGTGCCGTGTCACGCTCGCGTGCAGAACATTGGCCGCAAGACTTTCGAAACACTGAAGCTCGTGCCGGACACGCAGATCGACGTCGTCGAACGTTGCTCCGGTCATGCCGGAACGTTTGGCGTGAAGAAGGAGTTTCACGCCATGGCGATGAAGATTGGCAAGCCGGTCTTCAAGGCGATGGCGCAGCCCGAGCCCGATTACATCTCGTCGGATTGCCAGCTGGCGGGACATCACATCGAACAGGGTATGGACGAAAGCGGATCACGCCGGGCAACGCTCGCGCATCCATTGACGCTGCTGCGCAAGGCCTATGGCATCTGA